Sequence from the Saccharopolyspora pogona genome:
AAGACCGTCAAGGTGCCGCCGCGGGCCGCCGCGCCGCTGCTGGTGCTGGTGGCGCTGCTGGCGGCGGCGATCATCATGTTCCCGCTGATCTCGCTGGCCATCGCCATGGTGCTCTACCTGCTGCACGTGCCCTACGCGGTCTACCGGCACAACTGGCTGGCCAAGCACCCGGAGGCCTGGAGCGCGCCGCCGCGGGAGCGGCGCGCGATCCGGCGCCGCACCCAGCGGAGGCTCGGCCTGCGGCCGCCGCTGCGGCGACGCGTAGCGGGAGCCGCGCGGCGGGTGCGCCTGCCGCGGCGGCACAGCCACCCGGACGGCCCGCGGCGGAGCTGGCGCCGTCTGGAGTTGCGGCGCAGCCGCAACGACGGCGCCCCGCGCTAGCGGGCACCGAGCCCCGGTGCACCTGGGTTCCCGCAATTTCAATGAGGTGATCTCAGTAGGGGGTTATGCGAGTCGGCCGTGTTCGAATTGGGTGAGTACGAGTGCGGCTTTGACGATGGGGCCGATTTTGCGGGGGCTGGTGGTGAAGTGTCGTAGGGCGCGCCAACGGCCGGTGAGCAGGGCGAATCCACGTTCGCCGAGGGCGCGCAGGCCGCGCAGCAGTTTGTTGTAGGTCTGGTTGTCGACGTCGAGTGGGCGGCCTTTGCTGGTTTTGGGGTGTTTGATCGGGGTGAGGACCCCGGCTCCGGCACCCTGGTAGCCGCCGTCGGCCAGGGTGGGCAGGTCGAGCTGGGAGTAAGCCCAGTACAGGGCGCCGAGGACGTGGTTTTCAGCGGCGGTGATGTCGTGGACGGACCCGGGCTCGACGTCGGAGACCCACAGCGGGAACCCGTCCGGGTCCGTCAGTGCTTGGATGTTGCCGGCTTGTTCGCGGGTTTTCCCGGAGTACCACAGGTCGATCTCGGTGCCTTTGGTGCTGGTGGTCTTTTCGCCGAGACGGTCGGAGGAGAAGTTTTTGCCGTCCAGGATCAGATAGGCGTCGCCGTTGTCTTTGGCCCGTTGCAGGGCGTCGTGCAGATCCGGGGCCTGCGCGGCCAGCGCCTCGATGCCCTCGTCGACATACCGGTAGCCGGTCGCGCGGGCGACACCGTGATCGCGGGCCAGTTTGGTGGTGTCGGTGCGGTCGCGGAACCACCGCAGGACCAGCACAGCCTGCCAGAACGTGGTCAACGCCCGGCGCCCCTTGCGGGTCCCTTTCCGGCGGCGTTCACCGGCCAGCAGCTTGCTGAGGAAGAGCACCAGTTCACGGGGAACATCGAGTTTGGCAGAATACGTGACCACGTGGGGCCTTCCCTGGTCGAAGATCGTTTCTTGGTCGAACTTCTTCTACCAGGGACCCCACGTCCCACTCTCCCCAGGCCAGCCCTACCCGATCACACACCCATTCCGGCAGGCCGCCTTCAGCCACTTCTTACCGAGATCACCTCAATGGAAATCGGACCTCCGATTTCCAATTGAAATTGCGGAAGTTGTCCACAGCCATCCTGGGTTGTCCACAGCCATCGATGTGTCGGGCTCACGACACACCCTCACGACACACCGATGGTCCGCAGTTTCAAGTTTCAATTTCAATTGAATTGAAACTGCGGATCCCGCCGCCAGCCCGGAACTCCACGTCGAAGGCTCGTCGAAGGCGGAAGGCACCGGTGCCGGGGCGGCGGCGCGGTTAAGCTCGCGGCGTGCCGTCGATAACGTTGACCGCCCGTCTTTCCCCGTCCGCCAAGGACACCCGGCGCGGGGTCGTGCGCCTGCACCCCGAGGTGCTCGACGCCCTGGGGTTGCGGCCGTGGAACGCCGTCCAGCTGACCGGTGCTCGGGTCACCGTCGCGCTGGCCGCTGCAGCCCAGGTCGGCAGCCCGACCGGGATCCTGCTGCTCGACGACGTGGCGTTGATGAACCTCGGCCTCACCGAAGGCTCCGAGGTCGGCGTCTCGCCCGTGCAGGTCGCGGCGGCGAAGCGGGTGAGCATCGCGGGCTCGCGGCTGGCCCGCGCCACCGTCGCCCCCGAGACCCTGCGGTTGGCGTTGACCGGCAAGGTCTTCGGCACCGGCGACGCGGTGTCGCTGCTGCCGCAGGACGTCGCGCCGGCGACCACCGCGAACGCCGGCGAGGTGCGCCGGAAGCTCTCCGCAGCCATCGGCATGACCTGGACCAACGAGCTGATCACCATCGCCGCCACCGAACCGCCCGGCGCGGTGTCCGTACAACCGTCCACAGTGGTCGAATGGCGGGACGGCGCGACGCCGGGGACCACCCCGGCCCCGCAAGCGGCACCGCAGCCCGAACCGGCACCGGTCGAGCCGACCGGGCCGGTGGTCCCGGTCGCCGACCTCGTCGGCTCCCGCGACACGGCGAAGCGCCTCACCGAATGGCTGCGACTGGCCTTCGAACAGCCCGAGCTGCTGCGCCGCCTCGGCGCCGAACCGCACCTCGGCGTGCTGCTCAGCGGCCCGGCCGGGGTCGGCAAGGCCACCCTCGCCCGCGCCGTGACGAGCGCGATCGGCGCGGACCTCGTCGAACTAGCCGCGCCCAGCTTCGCCGCGCTCGAACCGCGTGCCGCCGCCCAACGCCTGCAGGACGCGATCAACCGCGCCACCACCTCGGAGGGCGGCTGCGTACTGCTGCTGACGGACGTCGAGAGCCTGCTGCCGGGCACCGAGCCGCCGCCGCTAGCTACCGTGGCTCTCGACGCCATCCGCGGCGCGATCGGCACCGACCGGCTCGCCGTGGTCGTCACCAGCTCGCAGCCGCAGGCGATCGACCCCAGGCTGCGCGAACCCGGCCTGGTGGACCGGGAGCTCACCCTCAGCCTCCCCGACGACGCCACCCGCGCGGACCTGCTGCGGGTGCTGCTCCGCAACGCGCCGCTGGCCGACGACGTGCGGCTCGCCGAGGTCGCCGAGCGCACCCCGGGATTCGTCGTCGCCGACCTGGTGGCGCTGTGCCGGGAAGCCGCCGTCGGCGCCGCGCTGCGGCACCAGGACGACGCCGCAGATCCCCGCATCCGGCAGCAGGACCTGCTGGACGCGCTGTCGTCGGTCCGGCCGATCTCGATGTCCACATCGGACAACCTGCAGACCGGCGGGCTGACCCTGGACGACGTCGGCGACATGGCCGAGGTGAAGCAGTCCCTCACCGAGACGGTGCTCTGGCCGTTGCAGTACCCGGACTCGTTCACCCGGCTCGGCGTCGAGCCGCCGCGCGGCGTGCTGCTGTACGGGCCGCCTGGCTGCGGCAAGACGTTCCTGGTGCGGGCCCTGGCGGGCAGCGGACGGCTGAACGTGCTCGCGGTCAAGGGCGCGGAGCTGATGGACAAGTGGGTCGGCGAGTCCGAGCGAGCGGTCCGCGAGCTGTTCCTGCGGGCCGCGAACGCCGCGCCGACGCTGGTGTTCCTCGACGAGGTGGACGCGCTGGCGCCCCGCCGCGGCCAGTCCTCGGACTCCGGGGTGGCGGACCGGGTGGTCGCCGCGCTGCTGACCGAACTCGACGGCGCGGAGCCGATGCGCGACGTGGTCGTCCTCGGCGCCACGAACCGCCCGGAGCTGGTCGACCCGGCCCTGCTGCGACCGGGCCGGCTGGAGCGCCTCGTCTACGTCCCGCCGCCGGACACGGCAGCCCGCGGGGCGATCTTGCGATCCGCGGCGAAGAACACGCCGCTGGCGTCCGATGTGGACCTGGCCGCCCTCGCCGAGGAACTCGACGGCTACTCCGCCGCCGACTGCGCGGCCCTGATCCGCGAAGCGGCCCTGACGGCGATGCGCGAATCCCTGTCCGCAGCGGAGGTTTCCGCAGAGCACCTCGCCACGGCCCGCAAGGCGGTCCGCCCCTCGCTCGACCCGGCCCAGCTCGCGTCCCTGGAGGCTTACGCCAACCGCCGCTAACCTAGACCGATGTCAATTTCTCGCGAAATCGACCGGCGACCGGGTGACGCGGTCGCCGGAAGTGACGCAACGCAACCGCCACCCCGGAAACCCGCCGCCCGTCACCCTCGGGGTGCACAATTTCGCGAGAAATCGACGTTCACCCGGGCGACGGTCAATTTCTCGCGAAATTGGCACGACCCCGGGTGAGCGAACGGGACCGTCACTTGGTGTTGGCGTGGCCCTTGTAGTCGTTGGTGATGATGGCGATCAAGCCCGGCGTGGCATCCTGGATGCCTTCGAAGCGGGGCTCCGCGCGCGCTCCGAAGCGGACCGCCATCTCCTGTGCCTGCTGCTCCTCGACGGTGCCGGGCCGGAAGTAGATCGTCGTGGTGGGGATCAGCCCCGCCGAGTAGTTGCCGACCTCCGGCACCTCGTAACCCGAGCTCCGGAAGTCCTCCGCGGCCCGGTGCGCCAATCCGCTGATCGTGCTGTTGTTGTAGACCCGCACCAGGATCTTGGTCGTCGCGTCGCCGGAACCGACGAGTACGTCCTGGTTCCGCGTGCCCTGCGGCGGCGCGGGCGGCGGGCTGTC
This genomic interval carries:
- a CDS encoding transposase family protein, which produces MVTYSAKLDVPRELVLFLSKLLAGERRRKGTRKGRRALTTFWQAVLVLRWFRDRTDTTKLARDHGVARATGYRYVDEGIEALAAQAPDLHDALQRAKDNGDAYLILDGKNFSSDRLGEKTTSTKGTEIDLWYSGKTREQAGNIQALTDPDGFPLWVSDVEPGSVHDITAAENHVLGALYWAYSQLDLPTLADGGYQGAGAGVLTPIKHPKTSKGRPLDVDNQTYNKLLRGLRALGERGFALLTGRWRALRHFTTSPRKIGPIVKAALVLTQFEHGRLA
- a CDS encoding AAA family ATPase, with product MPSITLTARLSPSAKDTRRGVVRLHPEVLDALGLRPWNAVQLTGARVTVALAAAAQVGSPTGILLLDDVALMNLGLTEGSEVGVSPVQVAAAKRVSIAGSRLARATVAPETLRLALTGKVFGTGDAVSLLPQDVAPATTANAGEVRRKLSAAIGMTWTNELITIAATEPPGAVSVQPSTVVEWRDGATPGTTPAPQAAPQPEPAPVEPTGPVVPVADLVGSRDTAKRLTEWLRLAFEQPELLRRLGAEPHLGVLLSGPAGVGKATLARAVTSAIGADLVELAAPSFAALEPRAAAQRLQDAINRATTSEGGCVLLLTDVESLLPGTEPPPLATVALDAIRGAIGTDRLAVVVTSSQPQAIDPRLREPGLVDRELTLSLPDDATRADLLRVLLRNAPLADDVRLAEVAERTPGFVVADLVALCREAAVGAALRHQDDAADPRIRQQDLLDALSSVRPISMSTSDNLQTGGLTLDDVGDMAEVKQSLTETVLWPLQYPDSFTRLGVEPPRGVLLYGPPGCGKTFLVRALAGSGRLNVLAVKGAELMDKWVGESERAVRELFLRAANAAPTLVFLDEVDALAPRRGQSSDSGVADRVVAALLTELDGAEPMRDVVVLGATNRPELVDPALLRPGRLERLVYVPPPDTAARGAILRSAAKNTPLASDVDLAALAEELDGYSAADCAALIREAALTAMRESLSAAEVSAEHLATARKAVRPSLDPAQLASLEAYANRR
- a CDS encoding LytR C-terminal domain-containing protein, with product MTSGEPSTGPAKAKIIGFGLIGVGAIAGVVGIVTLVSGGGASNSAQPLSPEPGNNPPVMSLTQNPPAESGVVPPATSQVAPSPATQDSPPPAPPQGTRNQDVLVGSGDATTKILVRVYNNSTISGLAHRAAEDFRSSGYEVPEVGNYSAGLIPTTTIYFRPGTVEEQQAQEMAVRFGARAEPRFEGIQDATPGLIAIITNDYKGHANTK